Proteins encoded in a region of the Spiribacter sp. 1M189 genome:
- a CDS encoding carbohydrate ABC transporter permease — protein MGSKRRYIFLGLWLVFLMLPIYWLIMMSLKTNQEILSTFTLWPNDLTVANYVKIFTDPTWYPGYINSTLYVLMNVVISLTVALPAAYAFSRYNFLGDKHLFFWLLTNIMAPPAVFLLPFFELYQSVGLYDTHIAVALAHTLFTVPLAVWILEGFMSGVPKEIDETAYLDGYSWPRFFITIFLPLIRSGVGVTAFFCFMFSWVELLIARTITSTEAKPIAVTMTRTVGASGLDWGLLATAGVLTLVPGALVIWFVRKHIARGFALGRV, from the coding sequence GTGGGTTCCAAGCGACGTTACATCTTCCTTGGCCTGTGGCTGGTCTTCCTGATGCTGCCGATCTACTGGCTCATCATGATGTCGCTGAAGACCAACCAGGAGATCCTCTCGACGTTCACGCTGTGGCCGAACGATCTGACGGTGGCCAACTACGTGAAGATCTTCACCGATCCCACGTGGTACCCGGGCTACATCAACTCCACGCTCTATGTACTGATGAACGTGGTGATCTCGCTGACGGTGGCACTGCCGGCGGCCTATGCCTTCTCCCGGTACAACTTCCTGGGTGACAAGCATCTGTTCTTCTGGCTGCTGACCAACATCATGGCGCCGCCGGCGGTGTTCCTGCTGCCGTTCTTCGAGCTCTACCAGAGCGTCGGCCTGTACGACACGCACATCGCCGTGGCGCTGGCGCATACGCTGTTCACCGTGCCGCTCGCGGTGTGGATCCTCGAGGGGTTCATGTCCGGCGTGCCGAAGGAGATCGACGAGACGGCCTACCTCGACGGGTATTCCTGGCCGCGGTTCTTCATCACGATCTTCCTGCCCCTGATCCGCTCCGGTGTGGGCGTGACGGCGTTCTTCTGCTTCATGTTCTCGTGGGTGGAACTGCTCATCGCCCGGACCATCACCTCCACCGAGGCCAAGCCCATTGCCGTCACGATGACGCGGACCGTGGGGGCCTCCGGCCTTGACTGGGGTCTGCTCGCCACCGCCGGCGTGCTGACGCTGGTGCCGGGGGCGCTGGTGATCTGGTTCGTGCGCAAGCACATCGCCCGCGGGTTCGCGCTGGGCCGCGTGTGA
- a CDS encoding DUF2160 domain-containing protein produces the protein MNQEAGFNLAWMAWTQPVAIFFASIAVMLVVFGVLQFVIPTYERKGFLPVPTTRGDRLFMSLLGAAYIHLIWLAFTDASLLIASGISIVYAVVMLRWG, from the coding sequence ATGAATCAAGAAGCTGGATTTAACCTCGCGTGGATGGCCTGGACGCAGCCGGTCGCGATCTTCTTCGCCTCGATCGCGGTCATGCTGGTGGTCTTTGGTGTGCTGCAGTTCGTCATCCCGACCTACGAGCGGAAGGGCTTCCTGCCGGTGCCGACCACGCGCGGCGACCGGCTGTTCATGAGCCTGCTGGGAGCGGCTTATATCCATCTCATCTGGCTGGCGTTTACGGACGCGAGTCTTTTGATTGCCTCAGGCATTTCCATCGTCTATGCGGTGGTGATGCTGCGTTGGGGCTGA
- a CDS encoding ABC transporter substrate-binding protein produces the protein MKQHKSAMQPWTALAVAAALGVGGLGSVQAATDAQMAVAEQYLDEFQPSTLTREEQLEQLEWFIDAAEEFRGMDVSVVSETIPTHEYEASVLAPAFSEITGINLTHDLIGEGDVIEALQTEMQSGESIYDGYVNDADLIGTHYRYGQVIPLSDYMDGDGADVTSPYLDLDDFIGLDAVTAPDGKMYQLPDQQFANLYWFRYDWFQREDLQSQFEDIYGYELGVPTNWSAYEDIAEFFTEHVGELDGQTVYGHMDYGKKDPSLGWRFTDAWLSMAGAGDTGLPNGHPVDEWGIRVEDCHPVGSDVTRGGAVNGPAAVYALTKYIDWLDAYAPPEAAGMTFSEAGPVPAQGHIAQQIFWYTAFTAPMAAEGTPVVNADGTPKWRMAPSPHGPYWEEGMKVGYQDIGSWTFFEHADPDRRKAAWLYAQFVTSKVVSLKKLHEGLTPIRQSDIMSESMTERAPELGGLVEFYRSPDRALWTDTGTNVPDYPRLAQLWWSNVAAAVTGEVTPQAAMDNLAQEQDRVMERLERAGVQDRCGPRMNEERSAEYWFDQPGAPKPPLDNEKPQGKTVPYDELVAGWRASM, from the coding sequence ATGAAACAGCATAAAAGCGCCATGCAGCCATGGACTGCGCTCGCTGTAGCCGCTGCGCTGGGTGTGGGAGGTCTGGGCAGTGTCCAGGCCGCCACTGATGCGCAGATGGCCGTCGCCGAGCAGTATCTCGACGAGTTCCAGCCGTCGACGCTGACCCGTGAAGAGCAGCTCGAGCAGCTCGAGTGGTTCATCGACGCGGCCGAAGAGTTCCGCGGCATGGATGTCTCGGTGGTCTCCGAGACCATCCCGACCCACGAGTACGAGGCCAGTGTGCTGGCCCCGGCCTTCTCCGAGATCACGGGGATCAACCTGACCCACGATCTCATCGGCGAGGGCGACGTCATCGAGGCCCTGCAGACCGAGATGCAGTCGGGTGAGAGCATCTACGACGGCTACGTCAACGATGCCGATCTGATCGGTACGCATTATCGCTACGGCCAGGTCATTCCGTTGTCCGATTACATGGACGGTGACGGCGCCGACGTGACCTCGCCCTATCTGGATCTGGACGATTTCATCGGCCTCGACGCCGTGACGGCGCCTGACGGCAAGATGTACCAGCTGCCCGATCAGCAGTTCGCCAACCTCTATTGGTTCCGCTATGACTGGTTCCAGCGCGAGGACCTGCAGAGCCAGTTCGAGGACATCTACGGCTACGAGCTCGGTGTGCCCACCAACTGGTCGGCCTACGAGGACATCGCCGAGTTCTTCACCGAGCATGTCGGTGAGCTGGACGGCCAGACCGTCTACGGCCACATGGACTATGGCAAGAAGGACCCGTCCCTCGGCTGGCGTTTCACTGACGCCTGGCTGTCCATGGCGGGTGCCGGTGACACCGGTCTGCCGAACGGTCATCCGGTCGATGAGTGGGGTATCCGTGTCGAAGACTGCCATCCGGTGGGCTCCGACGTGACCCGTGGCGGTGCCGTGAACGGCCCGGCTGCGGTCTACGCCCTGACCAAGTACATCGACTGGCTTGACGCCTACGCCCCGCCGGAGGCTGCCGGCATGACCTTCTCCGAGGCGGGTCCCGTCCCGGCACAGGGTCATATCGCCCAGCAGATCTTCTGGTACACCGCCTTCACCGCGCCGATGGCCGCTGAGGGGACTCCGGTGGTGAACGCCGATGGCACGCCTAAGTGGCGTATGGCGCCGTCGCCTCACGGCCCGTACTGGGAAGAGGGCATGAAGGTCGGTTATCAGGACATCGGTTCCTGGACCTTCTTCGAGCATGCGGATCCGGATCGTCGCAAGGCGGCCTGGCTGTATGCGCAGTTCGTGACCTCCAAGGTCGTGTCGCTGAAGAAGCTCCACGAGGGCCTGACCCCGATCCGCCAGTCCGACATCATGTCCGAGTCGATGACCGAGCGGGCGCCGGAGCTGGGTGGTCTCGTCGAGTTCTACCGCAGCCCCGACCGTGCCCTGTGGACGGATACCGGCACCAACGTGCCTGACTATCCGCGTCTGGCCCAGCTCTGGTGGTCGAACGTCGCGGCAGCCGTCACCGGCGAGGTGACCCCGCAGGCCGCCATGGACAACCTGGCCCAGGAGCAGGACCGCGTCATGGAGCGCCTCGAGCGTGCCGGTGTGCAGGATCGCTGCGGACCGCGCATGAACGAGGAGCGGAGTGCCGAGTACTGGTTCGACCAGCCCGGCGCACCCAAGCCCCCGCTGGATAACGAGAAGCCGCAGGGCAAGACCGTGCCTTACGACGAGCTCGTCGCCGGCTGGCGCGCAAGCATGTAA